One window of the Eucalyptus grandis isolate ANBG69807.140 chromosome 6, ASM1654582v1, whole genome shotgun sequence genome contains the following:
- the LOC104449012 gene encoding tubby-like F-box protein 5 isoform X1, producing the protein MHIKSIVHELREIRDRIKDIAGRKLERRHVHRQGRSHIVPETTVPTPSCPEAVQQGPWANLPPELLLHIIKRVEASQISWPSRRDIVACASICRSWREVTKEAVKTAEQCGRLTFPISLKQRGPRDFPIQCFIRRDTANSTFFLYLGLSPDLSEGTSKLLLAARKIRRALSTDFVISFIADDFSQAGTSYVGKLSRSNFIGTKFTVYDSQPPWDAAIQSNHKSHGRQNPKQVPPSVPSGKFSVATISYELNVLRSKGPRRMHCNIRSNPTSAIQEGGTAPTPTEFSRISVEPYLSPLPLPASNGKKQLNEHSSTSCKLLKSTHGAWDPLVLRNKTPRWHEQLQCWCLNFRGRVTMASVKNFQLVAALEPYQNIPTTEHDNVILQFGKIGKDIFTMDYLYPLSAFQAFAISLSSFGTKPACE; encoded by the exons ATGCATATCAAGAGCATTGTACATGAGCTCAGGGAGATACGAGACAGAATCAAAGACATAGCGGGGAGAAAACTCGAGCGGAGACACGTGCATCGCCAAGGGAGATCGCACATTGTTCCTGAAACCACGGTTCCAACGCCTTCGTGTCCGGAGGCGGTACAGCAGGGGCCATGGGCTAATTTGCCTCCCGAATTGTTGCTTCACATAATAAAGCGTGTCGAGGCGAGCCAGATCTCATGGCCATCTCGGAGAGACATCGTTGCTTGTGCCTCAATTTGTAGATCGTGGAGAGAGGTCACCAAAGAGGCCGTGAAGACTGCGGAGCAATGTGGGCGCCTGACTTTCCCCATTTCTCTGAAGCAG CGAGGACCTAGAGATTTTCCAATCCAATGCTTCATTCGCAGGGACACGGCAAATTCAACCTTTTTCTTGTATCTCGGTTTGAGCCCCG ACCTGTCTGAGGGGACGAGCAAACTGCTTTTGGCTGCAAGAAAGATCAGAAGGGCCTTGAGCACAGATTTTGTAATATCATTCATAGCAGATGATTTTTCTCAAGCTGGAACTTCTTATGTCGGCAAACTGAG CAGGTCTAATTTCATAGGGACCAAATTCACTGTTTACGACAGTCAACCTCCATGGGACGCTGCAATCCAATCAAACCATAAGTCTCATGGAAGACAGAACCCAAAGCAGGTGCCTCCAAGTGTCCCTTCTGGAAAATTTAGTGTGGCCACCATATCTTATGAGCTTAATGTTCTCCGAAGCAAAGGCCCAAGGAGAATGCACTGCAACATCCGTTCAAATCCCACCTCTGCAATCCAGGAAGGCGGTACAGCCCCAACGCCAACAGAATTTTCAAGGATCTCTGTCGAGCCGTACTTGTCACCGCTGCCACTGCCAGCTTCAAATGGAAAGAAGCAGCTCAATGAGCATAGCTCCACCAGCTGCAAGCTGTTGAAGTCGACCCATGGTGCATGGGATCCATTGGTTCTGAGGAACAAAACTCCTAGATGGCACGAGCAGCTTCAGTGCTGGTGCCTGAACTTCAGAGGCCGTGTCACAATGGCCTCTGTCAAAAACTTTCAGCTAGTCGCTGCCTTGGAACCTTATCAAAACATTCCCACCACAGAACACGACAATGTGATACTGCAGTTTGGGAAGATTGGCAAAGATATATTCACTATGGATTACCTCTATCCTCTCTCTGCCTTTCAGGCCTTTGCAATCAGCTTGAGTAGTTTTGGCACCAAGCCAGCCTGCGAATGA
- the LOC104449012 gene encoding tubby-like F-box protein 5 isoform X2: MHIKSIVHELREIRDRIKDIAGRKLERRHVHRQGRSHIVPETTVPTPSCPEAVQQGPWANLPPELLLHIIKRVEASQISWPSRRDIVACASICRSWREVTKEAVKTAEQCGRLTFPISLKQRGPRDFPIQCFIRRDTANSTFFLYLGLSPDLSEGTSKLLLAARKIRRALSTDFVISFIADDFSQAGTSYVGKLRSNFIGTKFTVYDSQPPWDAAIQSNHKSHGRQNPKQVPPSVPSGKFSVATISYELNVLRSKGPRRMHCNIRSNPTSAIQEGGTAPTPTEFSRISVEPYLSPLPLPASNGKKQLNEHSSTSCKLLKSTHGAWDPLVLRNKTPRWHEQLQCWCLNFRGRVTMASVKNFQLVAALEPYQNIPTTEHDNVILQFGKIGKDIFTMDYLYPLSAFQAFAISLSSFGTKPACE, encoded by the exons ATGCATATCAAGAGCATTGTACATGAGCTCAGGGAGATACGAGACAGAATCAAAGACATAGCGGGGAGAAAACTCGAGCGGAGACACGTGCATCGCCAAGGGAGATCGCACATTGTTCCTGAAACCACGGTTCCAACGCCTTCGTGTCCGGAGGCGGTACAGCAGGGGCCATGGGCTAATTTGCCTCCCGAATTGTTGCTTCACATAATAAAGCGTGTCGAGGCGAGCCAGATCTCATGGCCATCTCGGAGAGACATCGTTGCTTGTGCCTCAATTTGTAGATCGTGGAGAGAGGTCACCAAAGAGGCCGTGAAGACTGCGGAGCAATGTGGGCGCCTGACTTTCCCCATTTCTCTGAAGCAG CGAGGACCTAGAGATTTTCCAATCCAATGCTTCATTCGCAGGGACACGGCAAATTCAACCTTTTTCTTGTATCTCGGTTTGAGCCCCG ACCTGTCTGAGGGGACGAGCAAACTGCTTTTGGCTGCAAGAAAGATCAGAAGGGCCTTGAGCACAGATTTTGTAATATCATTCATAGCAGATGATTTTTCTCAAGCTGGAACTTCTTATGTCGGCAAACTGAG GTCTAATTTCATAGGGACCAAATTCACTGTTTACGACAGTCAACCTCCATGGGACGCTGCAATCCAATCAAACCATAAGTCTCATGGAAGACAGAACCCAAAGCAGGTGCCTCCAAGTGTCCCTTCTGGAAAATTTAGTGTGGCCACCATATCTTATGAGCTTAATGTTCTCCGAAGCAAAGGCCCAAGGAGAATGCACTGCAACATCCGTTCAAATCCCACCTCTGCAATCCAGGAAGGCGGTACAGCCCCAACGCCAACAGAATTTTCAAGGATCTCTGTCGAGCCGTACTTGTCACCGCTGCCACTGCCAGCTTCAAATGGAAAGAAGCAGCTCAATGAGCATAGCTCCACCAGCTGCAAGCTGTTGAAGTCGACCCATGGTGCATGGGATCCATTGGTTCTGAGGAACAAAACTCCTAGATGGCACGAGCAGCTTCAGTGCTGGTGCCTGAACTTCAGAGGCCGTGTCACAATGGCCTCTGTCAAAAACTTTCAGCTAGTCGCTGCCTTGGAACCTTATCAAAACATTCCCACCACAGAACACGACAATGTGATACTGCAGTTTGGGAAGATTGGCAAAGATATATTCACTATGGATTACCTCTATCCTCTCTCTGCCTTTCAGGCCTTTGCAATCAGCTTGAGTAGTTTTGGCACCAAGCCAGCCTGCGAATGA